DNA from Aureimonas sp. AU20:
GATTATATGATCGGAATCAGCGGCTTGCCGCCGTTGCGAAGGCGCCTCGAAAGGAATTATCAACCGGGAAGCGCGATAGTGCGCTTGCCGACCTTCCCGTCCCGAATACGCGCCCGCAAGGGCAAACGATCGACCGATCGCGATGCCGGCTATCCCTGTTTTTGCAAAGTCGCATCCATGCAGACCGGCATCCTCTTGGCCTTCCTGGCCTATCTCTCCTATTCCTGCTCGGACGCTGCCGGCAAACTGCTGGGTTCGTCGCTTCCGACCTTCGAGATCGGCTTCTTCGTATCGCTGATCGCGCTGGGGCCGGCGCTCCTGTCGAAGCGGCCGGGCGAGACCTGGCGCTCGATCGTGCGTCCGCACCGCCCCTGGCTGGTGCTCGCGCGCATGACCACAGGCACGGTGGGCGGCATGTCGGCCATCTACGCCTTCACGCATCTGCCGATGGCGCAGGCCTATTCGCTGATCTTCCTGCTGCCGGTCTTCGTCGCGATCCTCTCCATGGTGCTCCTGAGGGAGTCGGTCGGCCCGGGCCGCTGGCTGGCGCTGCTGGGCGGACTCGCCGGCGTCATGCTGGTGGTGCGCCCCGGTTTCAACGCCTTGACGCTGGGACATCTGGCGGCGATCGTCTGCGCCTTTTCCGGCGCGCTCAGCGCCATTCTCCTGCGCTCGCTCGGGCAGACGGAAAAGCGGCTGACGCTGGTCGGCGGCGTGCTTATGGCCGCGACGCTGACCAACGGCCTCCTGATGATCCCGCATTTCGTCATGCCCTCCACCGCGCATTGGCCGATCCTCGTGGTGGGCGGTCTGTGCGCGGGCATCGGCAACATCGCCATGGTGGTGGCCGCCCGCCTCGCGCCCGCCAGCCGTCTCGCGCCGACGCAGTATAGCCAGATCGTCTGGGCAGCCCTGCTTGGCGCCCTCCTGTTCGGCGAGTTCCCCGATCCGCTGGCCGTCGCCGGCATGGCGCTGGTCGGCTTCTGCGGCATGATGACGCTGGGCGGTGGCGAGGATCGCCGTACGGCACCCGCCTTGCCCAAGCCCGCTGCCCGGGCGCTGTGAGCGAAGCGATCCCCCATCGGAGCTTCGAAGCCTGAAACTCCCAGAGAACCCGCCCTCGTGGCGGGTTTTTTGTTGCATGCAGCAAGTTGGCCCGCATTTGGCGAACAAGGCTGCGTTCTTATTTTTGACGAATCGGGCGGAAACGTGCATAGAGTGTTTCGACTTCATCGGAACATCCGGCATGATCATGCTTTCTCTCACGCCCGAGCGGCAGACCCTCATTCGCGATCGTTTGGCGCGGGACGGGCGCGTTCTCGCCTCCGACCTCGCGCGCGAATTCGGCGTGTCGGAGGACACGATCCGGCGGGACCTGCGCGAACTCGCTTCGTCGGGACTGTGCCGCCGCGTCTATGGCGGCGCCCTGCCGCCGGCGCCCGGACTGGTCTCGCTCAGCCGGCGGCGGGAGGAGTCGAGCGATCGCAAGCGGACCCTGGCGCAGGCCCTGGCTGAGCGCATAGGCGAGATGATGCCCGCCAACGCCACGCTCTTCATCGACGCCGGCTCGACCAATATCCTGGTGGCCGAAGCGCTGCGGGACGATTTGCCCCTGACTGTCGTCACCCATGCGCCCGCCATTGCCTGCGCGCTCGACGGCAAGCCCCTGATCGATGTCGTGCTTCTCGGCGGACGCGTGAACCGGCATGCCGGTGCCTGCCTCGGCGCGCGCAGCCAGGGCGAGGCCGAGACCATGCGTCCGGATCTTCTCGTGCTCGGTATTTGCGGTGTCGATGCCGAAATCGGCATTACCGCGCAGGACTATGACGACGCCGCCTTCAAGCGCGCCATCGCGGCGCGGGCCGGCGCGGTGGTGGCTGCGGTGGTGAACGAGAAGCTCGCCAGCGTCGCGCCTTTTCCCGTGCTCGACACGGGCCAGCTCGACACATTGGTTATCGAACATGACGCGCCGGAGGCCGCGCTTGGCCCGATGGAGGCTGCGGGCCTTCGTCTCCTGCGCGCCCGTCCGCCCCTGGCCGAGCGCGGCCCCGCGGCCAAATCCGCCCGCAAGGCCTCCTGAGTTAAGTCTGATCGCCGTTCAACCCGGCCCCGCCCAAGCCGGCCCCTGTTCAAGCCCAAGGAAACAGCCCGTGTCCCCCTCTCTTTCCCGCCGCGCGTCCGCCTGGCCGGCGCGCCGGATCGCGGTCTCGCTCGCCTTCCTCGTCAACGGCTTCATTCTCGGCAATTGGACGCCGCAGATCCCGCTTCTGGCGGATCGCCTGTCGCTCAGCGAAGGGCGCCTCGGACTTCTCATCCTCGTCTTCGGCGTCGGCGCAGTGGCCGCCATGCCGCTGGTCGGCGCGGCGACGGCCCGCCTTGGCTCACGCGTGCCGACGCTCGCGCTCCAGGCGCTGCTCGCCTTCGCCTTGCCGCTTCTGGTTCTGGCGCCGACACCGTGGACGGCGGCGGCCGCCATTCTCTTCTTCGGCATGACGATGGGCGGCATGGACGTGGCCATGAACGCCAATGCGGTCGCCACCGAGCGCACCTTGCCCTCGGCCATGATGTCCTCCTGCCACGGGTTCTGGTCGATCGGCGGCGTGCTCGGCGCGACGCTGGGCGGCCCGTTGATCGTGGCGCTCGGCTCACTGGGTCAGGCCACGATGGTTTGCCTCGTCATGCTCGCCGCGCTCTGGCCAATTGGCCGCTTCATGATGGACGACCGCGAAAGCCCGGCCGAGACCGAGGCCAAGGCCGCCTCCGCGCAAGGCGGCGGGGCGTCGGCCACCGTGCCCAAAGGATCGGGCAGGCTGATCGCGGTGGCGCTCGGCGTCTGCGCGCTGTTTTCGATGGTGCCGGAAGGCGCGGCGATCGACTGGAGCGCCATTTATCTCCGGCGGGATCTGGGCGCGGACACCACGACCTCCGGCCTCGCCTTCGCCGCCTTCTCGGCCACGATGGCGCTGTTCCGCTTCCTGGGGGATGTGATCCGCGATCGGCTCGGTGCGGTGCGGACCATCCGCCTGTCGCTCGGCTTCGCCATGGCGGGTCTGGTGCTGGTGAGCCTTGCCAACGGCTTGGCGCTGGCGCTCTTGGGCTTTGCGATCCTAGGGATCGGCTTGTCCAACCTCGTGCCTATCGCCTTTTCGGCGGCCGGCAATCTGGAGGGGATGAAGCCCGGCATCGCGATCTCGATCGCGACCTCGATCGGCTATAGCGGCATTCTCATCGCGCCATCGGCGATCGGCTTCTTCGCCGAGCATTTCGGCTTCTCGCCGGTGTTCCTCGGCCTTTGCGTCTGTCTTCTCGTGGTCTTCGCACTGTCGGGCCTGATGCACGGGGCCGACCGGCGGCAGGTCGCCCCGGTGGCCGAGGCGCGGGAAAAGGTGGCCGCCTGAGCGGCCACCTCTTTGGGGTGGGTCAGATTCGTCCGAGCAGGACGAGGATCAGAACCACCACGAGAAGGAAGCCGAGAAGGCCGCTTGGGCCGTAGCCCCAACCGCGCGAGTAGCCCCAGCCGGGAAAGGCGCCGATCAGGAGGAGGATCAGGACGATCAGGAGAATGGTGCCGATGGACATGGGGAACTCCACTTGGAACAATCGTGCCAGTGAAACTCACGTGCCCGTGTCCGGGTTCCACATTCCCGACACAATTTGCCGCAGGAACCTTTTTGTTCGGTGTCGGGCTCGCCGAGCGATCCCTTAGACCAGGATCGTCACCCAAATCATCACCGCGAAGGTGAAGACCACGCCGACCAGAAGCGCCGGTCGATAGGACCACCCGCGCGACCAGGGCCAGATCGGCAGGAAGCCGAGCAGCAGGAGAAGGCAGAACAGGCTCAGGGCGGCGCCGATGGGCATGGGCTTTCCTCTAGGAGGGGCAGGGGCGGGCCGCCCGCGAGACCTCGAACGGCGACCCGAAATGAATCGGACCGGGAGGAGGTGACAGGCCTCGGCCGCCGCCGCAAGCGGGGCGGGGTGGTCACGATGCGCCTCGCGTCATGCTCGCGACACGAAGTCTCTTCATTTGACACGCGCGCGAGGCGATATAGACGGGAAACGCGTTCGCGGCTCGCCGGAGCGCCACCGCCCTTTTCGCTGGGAAGCCGACCTCATGACCTCAGCCACGCCGCTCGAACCCGTTCTCGCCGATCCGTTGCCCCGTCGCCGGACGGTGGGCGTCGATGTCGGCGGCGTTCTCGTCGGCGGCGCGGCGCCGGTCGTGGTGCAGTCCATGACCAACACCGACACGGCTGATATCGACGCCACCGTGGCGCAGGTGGCGCAGCTGTCGCGCGCCGGCTCCGAGATCGTGCGCATTACCGTGGACCGGCCGGAATCCGCCGCCGCCGTGCCGCGCATTCGCGAGCGGCTGGATCGGCTCGGCCTTTCCGTGCCGCTGGTCGGCGACTTTCACTATATCGGCCACAAGCTGCTCGCCGACTATCCCGACTGCGCCGCCGCGCTCGCCAAGTACCGCATCAATCCCGGCAATGTCGGCTTCAAGGACAAGAAGGACCGGCAGTTCATTGAGATTGTCGAGATGGCGATCCGGCACGACAAGCCCGTGCGCATCGGCGTCAACTGGGGCTCGCTCGACCAGGAGCTGCTGACGCGGCTTATGGACCAGAACTCGGCGCTATCCGAGCCACGCCCGGCCCGGGCCGTGATGCGCGAGGCGATCATCCAGTCGGCGCTTCTGTCCGCCGCGCTGGCGGAGGAGACGGGCCTTGCGCGCGAGCGCATCATCCTTTCGGCCAAGGTCTCCAACGTGCAGGACCTCATCGCCGTTTATCGTGACCTGTCGCGCCGCACCGACCATGCGATCCATCTCGGCCTGACGGAAGCGGGCATGGGCTCCAAGGGCATCGTCGCCTCCTCGGCCGCCATGGGCATTCTCCTGCAGGAGGGCATCGGCGACACGATCCGCGTTTCGCTGACGCCCGAGCCCGGCGGCGACCGCACCAAGGAGGTGCAGGTCGCGCAGGAACTCCTCCAGACCATGGGCTTCCGGCAGTTCATCCCGATCGTCGCGGCCTGCCCGGGTTGCGGGCGCACGACCTCCACGCTCTTCCAGGAACTGGCCGAGACGATCCAGAACGACATTCGCCGCAACATGCCGGTTTGGCGCGAGCGCTATCCCGGCGTCGAGGCGCTGTCGGTCGCCGTCATGGGCTGCATCGTCAACGGGCCGGGCGAGTCCAAGCACGCCGATATCGGCATCTCGCTGCCCGGCACGGCCGAGGTGCCCTCCGCCCCGGTCTATATGGACGGGGTGAAGGTTGCGACGCTGCGCGGCGCCGGCATCGCACAGGAGTTCCATGAGATGGTTCTCGCCTATATCGAGCGCCGCTTCGGGGGCGGGCGCGCCGCCGCCGAATGACGCGACACCTCCTGCGCTCCGCCCTGGTCGGGGCCGCGCTCGTCGTGGCCGGGCCGTCACTTGCCCTGGCCGAGGACAAGACGGGCGAGAAGAACAATCCGCGCGTGGCGGAAATCTGCGACCTCATCGCCGAGAATGCCGGTGCGGTCGGCATGGAGCCGGCCTTCTTTGCGCGGCTGATCTGGAAGGAGTCGCGCTTCGACGAATCCGCCCTTTCGCCGGTCGGCGCGCAGGGCATCGCCCAGTTCATGCCCTACACCGCCAGGGAGCGAGGCCTGACGGACCCGTTCGACAAGCGCGAGGCGCTGCGCCATTCCGCCCGCTACCTGCGGGACCTGCGCGCCGAACTCGGCTCGTGGGGCTTGGCGGCGGCGGCCTATAATGGCGGCATCAATCGCGTCAAACGCTGGATGCAGAGCGGCGGGCGGCTTCCCTACGAGACCGAGGACTATGTCCTTTCCATCACCGCGCAGCCCGCCGCCTTCTTCCGCGAGGAAAAGCGCGAGGCGGAGGTGGCGCCGCTGGTGAAGGATCTCGACTTCGCGCTCGGCTGCCGCCGCCTGCCCATCCTGCCGACGCGAACCGTCTTCGCGGCGGCCGAAAGCGCGCCCATGCGCCCCTGGGGCGCGCAGGTCGCCGGCCATCCCAACGAGGCGATCGCCGTTCGCCTTTATCGCAAGCTGCAGGACCGCTATCCCGGCGTGCTCGGCGGCGTGGAGCCCATCGTCATGCGCACCCGACCCCTGTCCGGCCCGCGCCGCATCACCGCGATCCGCATCGGCGCCAACACGCGGGGCGCGGCCGACGCGTTCTGCGCGAAATATCGCGGCGTCGGCGGCTCCTGCGTGGTCATGAAGAACCGCTGAGATGGCGACGCTCTTCTTCGTCACCCACCCGGAGGTCGTGGTCGATCCGCACACGCCGGTGGAGCGCTGGCACCTGTCCGAACGCGGCATCGCCCGGATGCGGCACTTCGCGGCTCGCGAGGAGCTGAAGGGGATCGGCGCCGTGTGGGCGAGCACGGAGACCAAGGCGATCGAGGCGGCGGGTCTTCTGGCGGCGCGCTTCGGCCTTGGCGTGCAGACCGAACGGGCGCTCGGCGAGAACGATCGCAGCGCCACCGGCTTCCTGCCGCCGCCCGAGTTCGAAGCGGTGGCTGACGCGTTCTTCGCCGCGCCCGAGCAGAGCGTGCGCGGCTGGGAGCGGGCGGTGGACGCGCAAAGCCGCATTGCCCGCGCCGTGCGCACTATTGCGGAGCGGCACGAGGGCGGCGATCTCGCGATCGTCGCCCATGGCGCGGTCGGCGCGCTGCTTCTCTCAGCGCTCGCCGGCCGCCCGATCTCGCGCCGCGAGGACCAGCCCTTCCAAGGCCATGTCTGGCGCGCGTCCTTGCCGGACCTCGCCCTGTTGCAGGGCTGGGAGCCGATCGCGCCGAGGGATTGAAGCGGAGCTTTACTCCAGAAACTCCCTTGCGGCGCGAAGGAAGACCCGCGCGCCGATGGCAATGAGCTCGTCGGGAAAATCGTAGTCGGGATTGTGCAAGCGCGGATGGTCCGTGCCGGCGCCGAGAAAGAGCATGGCCGAGGGCGACAGGTCCGCGAAGCGGCCGAAATCCTCCGACGGATACATCGGCGTGCCCGGCGCATGCGCGATCCCTGCCGCGTCGAGCGCGCGGCGCAGCAGCGCGACCGCCTCGGGGTGGTTTTCGCAATGGCGGAACACATCGTCATAGGCGAGCGCGTATCGCAGGCCGGCAGCCTCCGCCTCGGCGGCGACCAGCGCTTCGGCCTCTCGAACCAGCGCGTCCATCGCTTCGTTGCGCAGCGTTCGCAGCGTCGCCCAGATTTCGGCCTCGCCCGGCGCGATGCCGAAGGCGGGCTCGCCCAGCCTCGCATGGGTGACGGTGACGAGGCGGAAGCGCTCGTCCAGCGCGCCGCCGGGTCCGAGCGCTGCGAGCGCCGGCATGAGCCGGGCGAGCGCCGGCATGGGCGAGAGGCCGTCCTGCGGCATGGAAGCATGGGCCGTCTTGCCGGACAGCGTGATCCGCAAGCCGCGCGAGGCGCAGTTGACCGGCCCTTCGCGCAGCGCGACCTCACCGAGCGACAGGCCCGGCCAATTGTGCAGGGACAGCGCCATGTCGGGCGCGATGGCGGAGAAGGCGGGATCGGCGATCACCGCCGCCGCGCCGGCGCCGGTCTCCTCCGCCGGCTGAAACAGGAGGACGACCCGACCGCGCGCCGGCCTCCGCCGGCTCAGCTCGGCCGCAACCAGCGTCAGAATCGCCGAATGGCCGTCATGGCCGCACAGATGCCCCTTGCCCGGCACGCGCGAGCGATGCGGCACGTCGCTGATTTCCTGAATCGGCAGGGCGTCCAGCTCGCAGCGAAGCAGCAGGCTCCGCCCCGGCGCCGCGCCCTCGAACACCGCTGCCACGCCATGGCCGCCGAGGCCGCGCAGCAGCTGGTCGGGCCGAAAGGCGGCGAGCCGCGCGGCGACGGCCTCGGCGGTCTCCGCCTCTTCGCCCGAGACTTCGGGCGCCTGATGAAGCCGGCGACGAAAGGCGATCGCATTGCTCACATGCCGTTCGTCGAGTTCCATGACGCTTCTTCCTTTGCCTTTCGCGAGTCCCGAGCGATGGGCTCTTCTAACGCCGATCCGCCACGATGCCCTGCGACAGACGCCATTCCTTCAGAAGCTGCGCTCTTCGCCTGGGGCTGCGCTCGTCCAGAAGCTCGGCGGAGGCGATCCGGTCGGTGCGGAAATGGCGGAAGTCGCCGCGCATCTCGCACCAGCCGAGAAGAATGCGCGCGCCCTCGAAAAAGGCGAGCGCGAAAGGCCAGATCACGCGATCCGACGCGCTGCCCGCCGCGTCCTGGTAGGCAAGGCGCAGCTTGCGCTCGCGCCGGATCGCGAGGCGCAGCAGCGCGGGGTCGATGGAATCGGCAAGGCGCGTCTTGCCGGGGCCGACCATGAGGCTGGACGCGTCGAGTTCGGCGCGAAGCTCGGGCGGCAAAACGGCGGCGATGCGCGACAGGGCCGAGAGGGCGGCATCCCGCAGGGCGGGGTCGGCCTGACCCGCCACCCAGCGCGAGCCGAGCGCCAGGGCCTCCAGCTCTTCCGGGCGAAACATCAGGGGTGGCAGGTGGAAGCCCGGCCGCAGGACATAGCCGACACCGGCCTCGCCCTCGACCTCGGCACCCAGCGCCTGAAGGCTGGCGATATCGCGGTAAAGCGTGCGCAGGCTGACGCCCAGCGTCTCGGCGAGCGCATGTCCGCTCACCGGCTGGCGATGCCGGCGCAGAAGGGCGAGAAGATCCAGAAGCCGTTCGGAGCGCGACATCGCGGCGGTCTGCCTGAGAATGGGAGCAGCGTTTGGAACCGGGGACGATGCCTGCGGGCGGAGGATGGGCGGGGAAATTCGTTCGGTCGCAAGGAGCGAACGAAAGACCCGGCCAGCCGACCCGGCAGGTTTCGTTTGTGGTTCTCAATGATCGCGGAAGGCGACGAAGCGGGCGATCTGCTTCAGCGT
Protein-coding regions in this window:
- the ispG gene encoding flavodoxin-dependent (E)-4-hydroxy-3-methylbut-2-enyl-diphosphate synthase; protein product: MTSATPLEPVLADPLPRRRTVGVDVGGVLVGGAAPVVVQSMTNTDTADIDATVAQVAQLSRAGSEIVRITVDRPESAAAVPRIRERLDRLGLSVPLVGDFHYIGHKLLADYPDCAAALAKYRINPGNVGFKDKKDRQFIEIVEMAIRHDKPVRIGVNWGSLDQELLTRLMDQNSALSEPRPARAVMREAIIQSALLSAALAEETGLARERIILSAKVSNVQDLIAVYRDLSRRTDHAIHLGLTEAGMGSKGIVASSAAMGILLQEGIGDTIRVSLTPEPGGDRTKEVQVAQELLQTMGFRQFIPIVAACPGCGRTTSTLFQELAETIQNDIRRNMPVWRERYPGVEALSVAVMGCIVNGPGESKHADIGISLPGTAEVPSAPVYMDGVKVATLRGAGIAQEFHEMVLAYIERRFGGGRAAAE
- a CDS encoding DeoR/GlpR family DNA-binding transcription regulator, coding for MIMLSLTPERQTLIRDRLARDGRVLASDLAREFGVSEDTIRRDLRELASSGLCRRVYGGALPPAPGLVSLSRRREESSDRKRTLAQALAERIGEMMPANATLFIDAGSTNILVAEALRDDLPLTVVTHAPAIACALDGKPLIDVVLLGGRVNRHAGACLGARSQGEAETMRPDLLVLGICGVDAEIGITAQDYDDAAFKRAIAARAGAVVAAVVNEKLASVAPFPVLDTGQLDTLVIEHDAPEAALGPMEAAGLRLLRARPPLAERGPAAKSARKAS
- a CDS encoding MFS transporter; protein product: MSPSLSRRASAWPARRIAVSLAFLVNGFILGNWTPQIPLLADRLSLSEGRLGLLILVFGVGAVAAMPLVGAATARLGSRVPTLALQALLAFALPLLVLAPTPWTAAAAILFFGMTMGGMDVAMNANAVATERTLPSAMMSSCHGFWSIGGVLGATLGGPLIVALGSLGQATMVCLVMLAALWPIGRFMMDDRESPAETEAKAASAQGGGASATVPKGSGRLIAVALGVCALFSMVPEGAAIDWSAIYLRRDLGADTTTSGLAFAAFSATMALFRFLGDVIRDRLGAVRTIRLSLGFAMAGLVLVSLANGLALALLGFAILGIGLSNLVPIAFSAAGNLEGMKPGIAISIATSIGYSGILIAPSAIGFFAEHFGFSPVFLGLCVCLLVVFALSGLMHGADRRQVAPVAEAREKVAA
- a CDS encoding DMT family transporter; translated protein: MQTGILLAFLAYLSYSCSDAAGKLLGSSLPTFEIGFFVSLIALGPALLSKRPGETWRSIVRPHRPWLVLARMTTGTVGGMSAIYAFTHLPMAQAYSLIFLLPVFVAILSMVLLRESVGPGRWLALLGGLAGVMLVVRPGFNALTLGHLAAIVCAFSGALSAILLRSLGQTEKRLTLVGGVLMAATLTNGLLMIPHFVMPSTAHWPILVVGGLCAGIGNIAMVVAARLAPASRLAPTQYSQIVWAALLGALLFGEFPDPLAVAGMALVGFCGMMTLGGGEDRRTAPALPKPAARAL
- a CDS encoding DUF3309 family protein, yielding MSIGTILLIVLILLLIGAFPGWGYSRGWGYGPSGLLGFLLVVVLILVLLGRI
- a CDS encoding amidohydrolase gives rise to the protein MELDERHVSNAIAFRRRLHQAPEVSGEEAETAEAVAARLAAFRPDQLLRGLGGHGVAAVFEGAAPGRSLLLRCELDALPIQEISDVPHRSRVPGKGHLCGHDGHSAILTLVAAELSRRRPARGRVVLLFQPAEETGAGAAAVIADPAFSAIAPDMALSLHNWPGLSLGEVALREGPVNCASRGLRITLSGKTAHASMPQDGLSPMPALARLMPALAALGPGGALDERFRLVTVTHARLGEPAFGIAPGEAEIWATLRTLRNEAMDALVREAEALVAAEAEAAGLRYALAYDDVFRHCENHPEAVALLRRALDAAGIAHAPGTPMYPSEDFGRFADLSPSAMLFLGAGTDHPRLHNPDYDFPDELIAIGARVFLRAAREFLE
- a CDS encoding helix-turn-helix transcriptional regulator, which translates into the protein MSRSERLLDLLALLRRHRQPVSGHALAETLGVSLRTLYRDIASLQALGAEVEGEAGVGYVLRPGFHLPPLMFRPEELEALALGSRWVAGQADPALRDAALSALSRIAAVLPPELRAELDASSLMVGPGKTRLADSIDPALLRLAIRRERKLRLAYQDAAGSASDRVIWPFALAFFEGARILLGWCEMRGDFRHFRTDRIASAELLDERSPRRRAQLLKEWRLSQGIVADRR
- a CDS encoding histidine phosphatase family protein yields the protein MATLFFVTHPEVVVDPHTPVERWHLSERGIARMRHFAAREELKGIGAVWASTETKAIEAAGLLAARFGLGVQTERALGENDRSATGFLPPPEFEAVADAFFAAPEQSVRGWERAVDAQSRIARAVRTIAERHEGGDLAIVAHGAVGALLLSALAGRPISRREDQPFQGHVWRASLPDLALLQGWEPIAPRD
- a CDS encoding lytic transglycosylase domain-containing protein — encoded protein: MTRHLLRSALVGAALVVAGPSLALAEDKTGEKNNPRVAEICDLIAENAGAVGMEPAFFARLIWKESRFDESALSPVGAQGIAQFMPYTARERGLTDPFDKREALRHSARYLRDLRAELGSWGLAAAAYNGGINRVKRWMQSGGRLPYETEDYVLSITAQPAAFFREEKREAEVAPLVKDLDFALGCRRLPILPTRTVFAAAESAPMRPWGAQVAGHPNEAIAVRLYRKLQDRYPGVLGGVEPIVMRTRPLSGPRRITAIRIGANTRGAADAFCAKYRGVGGSCVVMKNR
- a CDS encoding DUF3309 family protein; amino-acid sequence: MPIGAALSLFCLLLLLGFLPIWPWSRGWSYRPALLVGVVFTFAVMIWVTILV